The proteins below come from a single Mesobacillus jeotgali genomic window:
- the guaA gene encoding glutamine-hydrolyzing GMP synthase, whose amino-acid sequence MKTELQDQEKIIVLDFGSQYNQLITRRIREFGVYSELHPHTITAAEIKEMNPKGIIFSGGPNSVYDEGAFRCDEEIFELGLPILGICYGMQLMTMHFGGKVEKAKNREYGKALLTLHNQNRLFEGTPGEQVVWMSHGDLVTMSPPGFSVDGINPSCPIAAMSDESRKLYAVQFHPEVRHSIYGNELLKNFVFKVCECEGNWSMENFIEIEMEKIRQQVGDKKVLCALSGGVDSSVVAVLIHKAIGDQLTCIFVDHGLLRKDEAEGVMKTFADGFNMNVIKVDAKDRFLSKLEGVSDPEQKRKIIGNEFIYVFDDEAEKLKGIEFLAQGTLYTDIIESGTATAQTIKSHHNVGGLPEDMQFKLIEPLNTLFKDEVRALGTELGIPDEIVWRQPFPGPGLGIRVLGAISEEKLEIVRESDAILRDEIKKAGLDREIWQYFTVLPDIRSVGVMGDARTYDYTIGIRAVTSIDGMTSDWARIPWDVLEIISTRIVNEVDHVNRVVYDITSKPPATIEWE is encoded by the coding sequence ATGAAAACCGAGCTGCAAGACCAGGAAAAGATTATTGTATTAGATTTTGGCAGCCAGTATAACCAGCTGATCACGAGAAGGATCAGGGAATTTGGCGTCTACAGTGAGCTTCATCCACATACGATTACGGCAGCTGAAATCAAGGAGATGAATCCAAAGGGAATCATTTTCTCCGGAGGCCCGAACTCTGTCTATGATGAAGGGGCGTTCCGGTGTGATGAGGAAATATTTGAGCTAGGCTTGCCGATTTTGGGAATCTGCTACGGAATGCAGCTGATGACGATGCATTTCGGCGGCAAGGTCGAGAAGGCAAAGAACCGTGAATACGGAAAGGCTCTGTTGACTCTGCACAACCAGAATAGACTATTTGAAGGAACACCGGGCGAACAGGTTGTCTGGATGAGCCACGGAGACCTCGTGACGATGTCACCGCCGGGCTTTTCGGTGGATGGCATCAATCCATCCTGCCCAATAGCGGCAATGAGTGATGAGAGCCGCAAGCTTTACGCGGTACAATTCCATCCTGAGGTTCGACATTCCATCTACGGAAATGAACTTTTGAAAAACTTCGTGTTCAAGGTGTGCGAATGCGAAGGTAACTGGTCAATGGAAAACTTCATCGAAATTGAGATGGAAAAAATCCGCCAGCAGGTTGGTGACAAGAAAGTTCTTTGTGCACTTAGCGGTGGAGTGGATTCCTCGGTAGTAGCGGTGCTGATTCACAAAGCGATCGGTGACCAGCTGACTTGTATTTTCGTTGATCATGGTTTATTGCGTAAAGATGAAGCAGAAGGTGTCATGAAGACTTTTGCTGATGGCTTCAACATGAATGTCATCAAAGTCGATGCAAAGGACCGTTTCCTCAGCAAGCTGGAGGGAGTTTCCGATCCTGAGCAGAAACGTAAGATCATTGGCAATGAGTTCATCTATGTGTTTGATGATGAAGCTGAAAAACTGAAAGGCATCGAGTTCCTTGCGCAGGGAACATTGTATACTGATATTATCGAAAGTGGTACGGCGACTGCACAGACAATCAAGTCGCACCATAATGTTGGCGGACTGCCTGAAGATATGCAGTTCAAGTTGATCGAACCGTTGAATACCTTATTCAAGGATGAAGTACGTGCGCTCGGAACAGAGCTTGGCATTCCTGATGAAATCGTCTGGCGCCAGCCGTTCCCTGGACCAGGTCTAGGTATCCGTGTCCTTGGGGCTATTTCTGAAGAGAAGCTTGAGATTGTTCGGGAATCAGATGCCATCCTTCGTGACGAAATCAAGAAAGCCGGTCTAGACCGTGAAATCTGGCAGTACTTCACCGTGCTTCCTGACATCCGCAGCGTCGGAGTTATGGGCGATGCGAGAACCTATGATTACACGATCGGAATCCGTGCAGTAACGTCCATTGATGGAATGACATCAGACTGGGCAAGGATTCCTTGGGATGTCCTTGAAATCATCTCGACAAGAATCGTCAATGAAGTGGATCACGTGAACCGGGTCGTATATGACATTACCAGCAAACCGCCTGCGACTATTGAGTGGGAATAA
- a CDS encoding NCS2 family permease — protein MKKYFEFEKLGTNYRREFIGGMTTFLAMAYILVVNPNILTLADVPDLPEALRMDTGAVFVATALAAAVGSIIMGLIGKYPIALAPGMGLNAFFAYTVVLSHGAPWQHALAAVFISSVFFLILTISGWREKLINAIPVELKHAVGAGIGLFITFIGLKNAGIIVDNPATLVGLGDLTSANTLLALFGLLITVIMLTRGIHGAVFFGIIISVVVGMIFNLIETPEKVVGAVPSVAPTFGAVFSAFGDPSFYTSTMLGIILTFLFVDFFDNAGTLVAVANQAGLMKENKLPRAGRALFADSIASLVGSIFGTSTTTSYIESSAGVASGARSGFASLVTAGFFLLSLFFFPLLSVVTSAVTAPALIIVGVLMVSSLGKIEWGRFEIAVPSFLTMIAMPLSSSIATGIAAGFIFYPITMIVKGKSKDVHPIMYLFFVIFVLYFMFLTE, from the coding sequence ATGAAGAAGTATTTTGAATTTGAAAAGCTCGGCACGAACTATCGCCGCGAATTCATTGGAGGAATGACCACGTTCCTCGCCATGGCTTACATCCTGGTTGTTAATCCTAATATACTGACACTGGCAGACGTACCCGACCTGCCGGAAGCATTGAGGATGGATACAGGAGCTGTCTTTGTAGCGACAGCACTTGCTGCAGCAGTCGGCTCCATCATCATGGGCCTGATCGGTAAATACCCAATCGCCCTTGCTCCTGGAATGGGCTTGAACGCATTCTTTGCTTACACAGTTGTCTTAAGCCACGGAGCACCATGGCAGCATGCACTTGCGGCAGTGTTCATCTCAAGCGTGTTCTTCCTAATCCTGACGATTTCAGGCTGGCGGGAAAAATTGATTAATGCCATCCCGGTTGAACTAAAGCACGCAGTCGGAGCCGGTATCGGATTGTTCATCACATTTATCGGTTTGAAAAATGCGGGCATCATCGTCGATAATCCAGCAACCCTCGTCGGACTGGGCGACCTGACAAGCGCCAACACATTGCTAGCACTTTTTGGCTTATTGATAACAGTCATCATGCTGACAAGAGGCATCCATGGTGCAGTATTCTTCGGTATCATCATTAGCGTTGTTGTCGGAATGATTTTCAACCTTATTGAAACACCTGAAAAAGTAGTCGGAGCAGTACCAAGTGTTGCACCAACCTTTGGAGCAGTTTTCAGCGCTTTTGGTGATCCATCATTCTATACATCAACAATGCTCGGGATCATCCTGACATTCCTGTTCGTTGATTTCTTTGATAACGCCGGTACACTTGTGGCGGTTGCCAACCAGGCGGGGCTGATGAAGGAAAACAAGCTTCCGCGAGCTGGCCGCGCATTATTTGCAGATTCAATCGCGTCACTTGTTGGATCTATTTTCGGAACATCGACAACGACATCTTATATTGAATCATCTGCGGGTGTAGCATCAGGAGCCAGAAGCGGTTTCGCATCACTTGTAACAGCTGGATTCTTCCTGTTGTCACTGTTCTTTTTCCCGCTGCTCTCGGTCGTTACCTCAGCTGTAACAGCACCAGCATTGATTATCGTTGGAGTCCTGATGGTTTCTTCTCTTGGTAAAATTGAATGGGGCCGCTTTGAAATTGCGGTACCATCATTCCTGACTATGATTGCGATGCCATTGTCATCCAGCATTGCAACAGGGATCGCAGCAGGTTTCATCTTTTACCCAATCACAATGATTGTAAAAGGGAAGTCAAAAGATGTTCACCCAATCATGTATTTGTTCTTTGTGATTTTCGTTCTATATTTTATGTTTTTAACAGAATAG
- the glcT gene encoding glucose PTS transporter transcription antiterminator GlcT yields the protein MDNIEVKKGLNNNVLIADHPTFGEVILIGKGIGFNRKKGDRLEEGQAEKMFVLKDEKEQANYIKLLPFVENDLHEAIISSIELIKKRTDSQLNEHIHVALTDHLMFAVNRIAKGMEFKNPFLVETKTLYPTEFEIAKEVVQLIKEKSGIELPDGEIGFVALHIHSAVMNRNLSDVNKHSQLVTKLVQIIEENLNIIIDKEGIDYTRLVRHIRFTIERVNNGETVEEPEKFAILLKEEYPVCYNLSWKLIKVMQQTLKKQVCDAEAVYLTMHLQRLQKKVK from the coding sequence ATGGACAATATCGAAGTAAAAAAAGGTTTGAATAATAATGTCTTGATTGCTGACCACCCAACCTTCGGGGAAGTCATCCTGATCGGCAAGGGCATTGGCTTCAATCGGAAAAAAGGAGACAGGCTTGAAGAGGGACAGGCTGAGAAGATGTTTGTCCTGAAGGATGAAAAGGAGCAGGCGAACTATATCAAACTTCTGCCTTTTGTTGAGAATGACCTTCATGAGGCTATCATTTCTTCTATTGAATTAATCAAGAAAAGGACAGACAGCCAGCTGAACGAACACATTCACGTTGCCCTGACAGATCACTTAATGTTTGCGGTAAACAGGATTGCGAAAGGTATGGAATTCAAAAACCCTTTTTTGGTGGAAACTAAAACACTGTACCCTACCGAATTTGAAATCGCGAAAGAGGTTGTACAGCTGATTAAAGAAAAGTCCGGGATTGAACTTCCTGATGGGGAGATCGGATTCGTTGCTCTCCATATCCACAGTGCGGTAATGAACCGAAATCTGTCTGATGTTAATAAACATTCGCAACTTGTGACAAAACTGGTACAAATAATTGAAGAAAATCTCAATATCATTATCGATAAAGAAGGCATAGACTACACAAGGCTTGTACGCCACATACGTTTCACGATTGAAAGGGTCAATAATGGTGAAACGGTAGAGGAACCAGAAAAGTTTGCAATCCTCTTGAAAGAAGAATATCCAGTGTGCTACAATCTTTCGTGGAAACTCATTAAAGTGATGCAGCAGACCTTGAAAAAACAAGTATGCGATGCTGAAGCTGTGTATCTGACGATGCATTTGCAAAGGCTTCAGAAAAAGGTTAAATAA
- the ptsG gene encoding glucose-specific PTS transporter subunit IIBC encodes MFKKAFGVLQKVGKALMLPVALLPAAGILLALGAALRNPALLELAPFLDNSGVDMVAAVMQNAGDVVFGNLPLLFAVGVAVGLAGGEGVAGLAAIIGYLIMNVTMGTVLQITPEDVNGLNYQSILGIPTLQTGVFGGIIVGILAAALYNKFFEIELPSYLGFFAGKRFVPIITAGTAILLGLAMLVIWPPIQNGLNAFSQNMVHANLTLSAFIFGVVERSLIPFGLHHIFYSPFWFEFGSYTTEAGNVVRGDQRIFMAQIADNVQNLTAGTFMTGKFPFMMFGLPAAALAIYHEARPERKVVVGGLMVSAALTSFLTGITEPLEFSFLFVAPVLFGVHAIFAGLSFMTMHLLDVKIGMTFSGGLIDYILFGLINPQTNAWIVIPVGLVFAVIYYFGFRFAIRKFNLMTPGREAVEEDQEEGGVKGQASDLPYEVLDAMGGKENIAHLDACITRLRVSVNDINNVDKNRLKKLGAAGVLEVGNNIQAIFGPRSETIKGQMRDIMNGKRPRPVETNQATEVEQQIEEVNPEALQTHHDADANADVFVSPIKGEILPITEVPDQVFSGKMMGDGFAIVPAEGTIVSPVDGKIVNLFPTKHAIGILSDSGREILIHVGIDTVNLKGQGFETLVAENDTVTKGQPLLKVDLDYIKENATSIITPIVFTNLSEGESIVINKKGNVDVKDENIITISK; translated from the coding sequence ATGTTTAAGAAAGCTTTTGGTGTTCTTCAAAAAGTAGGTAAAGCGCTCATGCTTCCAGTTGCATTGCTTCCAGCTGCAGGTATCTTGCTTGCTCTGGGTGCGGCGCTGAGAAACCCTGCTTTACTGGAGCTTGCTCCATTTTTAGATAACAGCGGCGTTGATATGGTTGCTGCTGTCATGCAGAATGCCGGGGACGTTGTCTTCGGGAACCTGCCGCTCTTGTTTGCGGTGGGTGTAGCTGTTGGTTTGGCTGGTGGTGAAGGTGTTGCCGGTCTGGCTGCGATTATCGGGTACCTGATTATGAATGTGACAATGGGTACTGTTCTTCAAATCACACCAGAGGATGTCAACGGTCTTAACTACCAGAGCATCCTTGGTATTCCAACCCTGCAAACGGGTGTATTCGGCGGTATCATCGTAGGTATTTTAGCCGCGGCTCTTTACAATAAGTTTTTTGAAATTGAGCTGCCGTCATATCTTGGATTCTTTGCTGGTAAGCGATTCGTGCCAATCATCACAGCAGGAACAGCAATTTTGCTTGGATTGGCAATGCTTGTCATCTGGCCGCCAATCCAAAATGGCTTGAATGCATTCTCGCAAAACATGGTTCACGCTAACTTGACACTATCAGCATTTATCTTTGGTGTAGTTGAACGTTCATTGATTCCATTTGGATTGCATCACATTTTCTATTCACCATTCTGGTTTGAGTTTGGTTCTTATACGACTGAGGCAGGCAATGTAGTCCGTGGTGACCAGCGTATTTTCATGGCTCAGATTGCGGACAATGTTCAGAACCTGACTGCTGGTACATTTATGACTGGTAAATTCCCGTTCATGATGTTCGGACTTCCAGCAGCAGCTTTGGCAATTTATCACGAAGCACGTCCGGAAAGAAAAGTAGTAGTCGGCGGTTTGATGGTATCTGCTGCTTTGACTTCATTCCTGACAGGTATCACAGAACCTCTTGAGTTCTCGTTCCTGTTCGTAGCTCCAGTACTATTCGGAGTTCACGCGATTTTCGCGGGTCTTTCATTTATGACGATGCATCTATTGGATGTAAAAATCGGTATGACTTTCTCTGGTGGTCTTATTGACTACATTCTATTTGGACTGATCAATCCGCAGACAAATGCTTGGATTGTCATTCCGGTAGGTTTAGTGTTCGCGGTTATCTACTACTTTGGTTTCCGTTTCGCGATCCGCAAGTTCAACCTGATGACTCCTGGCCGTGAAGCGGTTGAAGAAGATCAGGAAGAAGGCGGAGTAAAAGGCCAAGCTAGCGACCTTCCATATGAAGTTCTTGACGCAATGGGCGGTAAAGAAAACATCGCTCACCTTGATGCGTGTATCACTCGACTCCGTGTATCTGTAAATGACATTAACAATGTCGATAAAAATCGTCTGAAAAAGCTGGGTGCTGCCGGAGTACTTGAAGTCGGCAACAACATCCAGGCCATTTTCGGTCCGCGCTCAGAGACAATTAAAGGACAGATGAGAGATATCATGAATGGTAAAAGGCCTCGTCCGGTTGAAACAAACCAAGCTACAGAGGTTGAACAGCAAATTGAAGAAGTAAATCCAGAAGCATTGCAGACGCACCATGATGCGGATGCTAATGCAGATGTATTCGTTTCTCCTATTAAAGGTGAGATCCTGCCAATTACAGAAGTGCCTGACCAAGTATTCTCAGGCAAAATGATGGGCGACGGTTTTGCGATCGTACCTGCTGAAGGAACAATTGTATCTCCAGTAGATGGAAAGATCGTTAATCTGTTCCCGACAAAGCATGCGATTGGGATTCTGTCTGACTCTGGTCGGGAAATTCTTATCCATGTGGGCATAGACACAGTGAACCTGAAGGGACAAGGATTTGAAACCCTTGTTGCTGAAAATGACACTGTGACAAAAGGACAGCCATTGTTGAAGGTTGACCTTGATTACATCAAGGAAAACGCAACATCCATTATCACTCCAATCGTATTCACTAACCTTTCAGAAGGGGAAAGTATTGTCATCAACAAGAAAGGCAATGTGGATGTGAAAGACGAGAATATCATTACGATTTCTAAATAA